A stretch of Candidatus Poribacteria bacterium DNA encodes these proteins:
- a CDS encoding J domain-containing protein, with the protein MHRRITQQMLDDARRILNLPEKATLDQIKVAYRTMALRYHPDKCPSEECERMMRKVNEAYELLMSFCQNYLYVFRVENTLREEDWEEWLDRFYPDF; encoded by the coding sequence TTGCATCGCAGGATAACCCAGCAGATGCTGGACGATGCTCGAAGGATCTTGAACCTGCCAGAAAAGGCCACGCTCGATCAGATCAAGGTCGCTTACAGAACCATGGCCCTCAGATACCACCCGGATAAATGTCCCTCCGAAGAGTGCGAGCGGATGATGCGTAAGGTCAATGAGGCCTATGAGCTGTTGATGAGCTTCTGTCAGAACTATCTCTATGTCTTCAGGGTGGAAAACACACTGCGCGAGGAAGACTGGGAGGAATGGTTGGACAGGTTCTATCCCGATTTCTAA